Proteins found in one Bacillota bacterium genomic segment:
- the mnmH gene encoding tRNA 2-selenouridine(34) synthase MnmH has translation MIEAVGVEEIFRKPGAVLIDVRTNTEYAMGTIPGAINLPLFNEAEREEIGLIYRTVGPEKAQIKGLTLASPKLVSLAELLQPYYEQELILFCWRGGLRSQAMASVLNLAGFKSSYLKGGYKAYRRFIISYLEEYKYKQKFIVLEGLTGVGKTEVIQNLKDMGEPVIDLESLAGHRGSVFGHIGFNTTQSQKNFEALLVNELEKYKDSRYLIVECESRRIGNIYLPTPFFEMMQEGMRILLYNCLEQRIKRLVATYLASEQENAYLLEKAVSQLQARLGKRKTLLLSNLFEQQNYEEAVGLLLREYYDPLYHFPDGPSTNYHLSVWCGDPAGAARKIKNYLRSNLIFV, from the coding sequence ATGATTGAGGCAGTCGGAGTAGAAGAGATTTTTCGGAAACCCGGAGCGGTTTTAATTGATGTCCGAACAAATACTGAGTATGCCATGGGTACAATCCCAGGCGCAATTAATCTCCCTTTATTCAACGAGGCAGAACGAGAAGAAATCGGACTTATCTACCGGACGGTAGGACCAGAAAAGGCGCAGATCAAGGGGCTAACCCTGGCCTCTCCCAAGCTGGTCTCTTTAGCCGAACTACTTCAACCGTATTATGAGCAGGAACTCATCCTTTTTTGCTGGCGGGGTGGATTAAGAAGCCAGGCAATGGCCTCTGTTCTGAATCTGGCCGGATTTAAAAGCTCTTACTTAAAGGGAGGTTACAAAGCCTACCGTCGTTTTATAATTTCATATTTAGAAGAATATAAATATAAACAGAAATTTATTGTATTGGAAGGCCTTACAGGGGTTGGCAAAACAGAAGTAATTCAAAACTTGAAGGATATGGGAGAGCCTGTCATCGATCTGGAATCTTTGGCAGGTCACCGGGGTTCGGTTTTTGGTCATATCGGTTTTAATACAACGCAATCGCAAAAAAACTTTGAAGCATTACTCGTGAACGAACTGGAAAAATATAAAGATTCCAGATATTTAATTGTTGAATGCGAAAGTCGGCGGATAGGTAATATCTACCTACCAACTCCTTTTTTTGAAATGATGCAAGAAGGAATGCGGATCCTCCTTTATAATTGTTTGGAACAGAGGATAAAAAGATTGGTAGCGACATACCTTGCTTCAGAACAAGAGAACGCGTACCTGCTCGAAAAAGCAGTTTCTCAGCTTCAAGCACGTTTAGGAAAAAGGAAAACTCTGCTTCTTAGCAACTTGTTCGAGCAACAGAATTACGAGGAAGCGGTTGGTCTTTTACTTCGGGAATATTATGATCCTCTTTACCATTTTCCAGACGGCCCTAGCACGAATTACCACCTCTCGGTATGGTGTGGGGATCCCGCCGGGGCTGCCCGTAAGATTAAAAATTATCTTCGAAGTAATTTAATCTTTGTTTGA
- a CDS encoding helix-turn-helix domain-containing protein, translated as MKIGDILRTNREKRGLSLLDVENETKIRSKYLAALEAENFEEIPGEVYLLGFLRNYARYLDLNPEELISQYKSLTKKNEQEIIPTSQSSTTSKFRISEFLKVGSIFKNKAIVAGIVLILVGGSLTFTFLGLAQNKKDSTPPPSLPSSREQQLPSLYPIQSEGVEVKLVGKELCWFKVKIDGEEEITGFVNPEETKRFQAQEVIWLRLGNAGGVTVFFNGKEIPPLGQRGDVIEKEFSKSSQSS; from the coding sequence ATGAAAATCGGTGATATTTTGCGAACAAACCGGGAAAAAAGAGGACTTTCCCTCCTTGATGTCGAAAATGAAACAAAAATTAGGTCTAAATATCTAGCCGCTTTAGAAGCAGAGAATTTCGAAGAAATTCCTGGTGAGGTCTATCTTTTAGGTTTTCTCCGTAATTATGCCCGCTATCTTGACTTAAATCCAGAAGAACTGATCAGCCAATATAAATCACTAACAAAAAAGAACGAGCAGGAGATTATTCCAACCAGTCAAAGTAGCACCACGTCAAAATTCAGGATTAGCGAGTTCTTGAAAGTCGGCTCTATTTTCAAAAATAAAGCCATTGTTGCAGGAATAGTCTTAATTTTGGTAGGAGGTTCGCTTACCTTTACGTTCCTTGGGTTGGCTCAGAATAAAAAAGATTCTACGCCTCCTCCGTCCCTTCCCTCATCCCGTGAACAACAATTGCCATCCTTGTATCCAATACAGAGTGAAGGGGTTGAGGTTAAGTTGGTGGGGAAAGAGTTGTGTTGGTTCAAGGTTAAAATTGACGGAGAGGAAGAGATTACCGGTTTCGTCAATCCCGAAGAAACCAAAAGGTTTCAGGCTCAAGAAGTGATTTGGTTAAGACTAGGTAATGCCGGGGGAGTAACGGTCTTCTTCAACGGAAAAGAAATCCCTCCCCTCGGTCAACGCGGTGATGTAATAGAAAAGGAGTTTAGTAAATCCAGTCAATCCAGTTAG
- the rimO gene encoding 30S ribosomal protein S12 methylthiotransferase RimO, producing MTLVNMISLGCPKNLVDSEAMLGVLAAHGYTVTTSLEAAELIIINTCSFIRPAVKEALNTIFYCLEFKKKGACRYLVVTGCFPQRYGPQLAKLIPEVDVWLGVDAAPLLLDSLQKTFAGEKVVRCPSAENRETSVNHPRLLTTPPSTAYLKIAEGCSHFCSYCLIPYLRGPLKSKPLEVIYREACSLAENGVKEIVLVAQDTGSYGRDLTGQPSLQLVLKQVAKIPQLEWVRILYLSPSSLTPELIEIIRNETKICHYLDLPFQHANQKILRKMGRKGNLEEYLRIIDYLRSVIPDLTLRTTLMVGFPGEDEQAFQELLNFIEKAEFERLGVFPYYHEEGTRSFRYPQTVSYFEKRRRCRNILQLQRKISRKKNREQIGKELKVLIERDLGNGVYLARSFREAPEVDPKIILKGKDLLPGVFTRVKITQAYTFDLAGIELLK from the coding sequence ATGACACTTGTCAACATGATCAGCCTCGGCTGTCCCAAGAATCTTGTGGATAGCGAAGCTATGCTCGGCGTGCTGGCTGCTCACGGATATACTGTAACCACATCACTTGAGGCTGCAGAATTAATAATTATTAATACGTGCAGCTTTATCCGCCCGGCAGTAAAAGAAGCGCTCAATACAATTTTCTATTGCCTGGAATTTAAGAAAAAAGGAGCCTGCCGTTATCTTGTCGTTACAGGATGTTTCCCTCAGCGTTACGGCCCCCAACTTGCGAAATTAATTCCCGAAGTCGATGTCTGGTTGGGGGTTGATGCTGCTCCCTTATTACTTGACTCTCTTCAAAAGACATTTGCAGGGGAAAAAGTAGTGAGATGTCCCTCCGCGGAAAACCGGGAAACAAGTGTCAACCACCCCCGGCTTTTAACAACACCCCCCTCTACAGCTTATCTAAAAATTGCGGAAGGGTGTTCCCATTTCTGTTCCTACTGTCTGATTCCCTATCTCAGGGGCCCTTTAAAAAGTAAACCCCTTGAAGTCATTTACCGGGAAGCCTGCAGTTTAGCTGAGAATGGTGTAAAAGAGATTGTCCTGGTAGCTCAAGATACCGGTTCATATGGAAGAGACCTGACCGGACAACCTTCCCTGCAACTTGTCTTGAAACAAGTGGCCAAAATACCACAACTTGAGTGGGTTAGAATTCTCTATCTCAGCCCGTCCTCGTTAACTCCTGAGCTTATTGAAATTATTCGTAACGAAACGAAAATTTGTCACTACCTCGATCTCCCCTTTCAACATGCAAATCAGAAAATTCTCCGAAAAATGGGAAGAAAGGGGAACCTTGAGGAATATCTCCGGATTATTGATTATTTAAGATCGGTGATTCCCGATCTAACACTAAGAACCACTCTGATGGTAGGGTTTCCAGGAGAAGATGAGCAAGCCTTCCAAGAACTTTTAAATTTTATCGAAAAGGCAGAATTTGAGCGATTGGGTGTTTTTCCTTATTATCATGAAGAAGGTACCAGATCGTTCCGATATCCTCAAACCGTCTCTTATTTTGAAAAAAGGAGGCGGTGTCGCAACATCCTTCAACTCCAGCGAAAGATCTCAAGAAAAAAGAACAGGGAACAGATCGGTAAGGAGTTGAAAGTTTTAATCGAGAGAGATTTGGGCAACGGCGTTTACCTCGCTCGCAGTTTCCGGGAGGCCCCCGAGGTTGATCCTAAAATCATTCTTAAAGGGAAAGATTTACTTCCCGGAGTCTTTACAAGGGTCAAAATCACCCAGGCGTACACTTTTGACCTTGCAGGAATCGAATTGTTGAAATAA